A single window of Archangium gephyra DNA harbors:
- a CDS encoding glycerophosphodiester phosphodiesterase, with the protein MLLLAHRGASADAPENTLAAFQEAVAQGADGVELDAMVCGSGEVVVCHDEHLQRLAGLPWEVRTTSYWKLKGADVGSRLGFKPERIPLLEEVLDALPSHFLVNIELKCDHADDGGLSQKVAELVTRRGLAGRVVISSFNPLCLFRTAAAAPSLRRGFLIDPDKRWGPQAYVVTPLVSSHSVHPYHGQCTPERVEEWRRRGLRVAVWTVDDPTRARQLEEMGVSYLITNKPRAMREALRGKAA; encoded by the coding sequence ATGCTCCTGCTCGCCCACCGAGGTGCCAGCGCCGATGCCCCGGAGAACACCCTCGCCGCCTTCCAGGAGGCCGTGGCCCAGGGGGCCGATGGCGTGGAACTGGACGCGATGGTGTGTGGCTCCGGCGAGGTGGTGGTGTGCCACGACGAGCACCTGCAGCGGCTGGCCGGCCTGCCCTGGGAGGTGCGCACCACGTCCTATTGGAAGCTGAAGGGGGCGGACGTGGGCAGCCGGCTCGGCTTCAAGCCCGAGCGCATTCCGCTGCTCGAGGAGGTGCTGGACGCGCTGCCCTCGCACTTCCTCGTGAACATCGAGCTCAAGTGCGACCACGCGGATGACGGGGGGCTGTCCCAGAAGGTGGCGGAGCTCGTCACGCGCCGCGGGCTGGCCGGGCGGGTGGTCATCTCCAGCTTCAACCCGCTGTGCCTCTTCCGGACGGCGGCCGCCGCGCCGTCGCTGCGCCGGGGCTTCCTCATCGATCCGGACAAGCGCTGGGGGCCGCAGGCGTACGTGGTGACGCCGCTCGTCTCGTCGCACTCGGTGCACCCCTACCACGGGCAGTGCACGCCGGAGCGGGTGGAGGAGTGGCGCCGCCGGGGCCTGCGCGTGGCGGTGTGGACGGTGGATGACCCCACGCGTGCCCGGCAGCTGGAGGAGATGGGCGTCTCCTACCTCATCACCAACAAGCCCCGCGCCATGCGCGAGGCCCTGCGCGGCAAGGCGGCCTGA
- a CDS encoding twin-arginine translocase TatA/TatE family subunit: MLGLRTGEILFIGFILVVVFSAARMGQLGNAVGKFVYSFKKASKGEDLVDVKTLPRSKRGQDVSDADYTDSGPKRG, encoded by the coding sequence ATGCTGGGGCTGCGGACCGGGGAGATTCTTTTCATTGGGTTCATCCTGGTGGTGGTGTTCTCCGCCGCCCGGATGGGTCAGCTCGGCAATGCCGTGGGCAAGTTCGTCTACTCGTTCAAGAAGGCCTCGAAGGGGGAGGATCTCGTGGACGTGAAGACGCTGCCCCGCTCCAAGCGCGGCCAGGACGTGTCCGACGCCGACTACACCGACTCCGGCCCCAAGCGCGGCTAG